The region GCCATCTATGGTTGTTTTAAAAGTGGCTCGATTAGGCCAGCAGTTGTGGTGTTTCATTGCGAATCAACACCTGAGGGTCTGGGTTTTGGGGGGGGACGGGTAGTCCCTGGTCACGTAATAGGGCAACGTGATCCTGCATGCCCCAGCGTGCCTTATACAGGCAGTCTTCAATCGAGTGTCCTACTCCTGTGAATCCGGAGAGTTCCTCTGAGAAAAATCCAAAGATGATCGGATCTTCAGTAGCTTCGATGATCAGACTGTAGGGGAGATCA is a window of SAR324 cluster bacterium DNA encoding:
- a CDS encoding type II toxin-antitoxin system HicB family antitoxin; amino-acid sequence: MLDLPYSLIIEATEDPIIFGFFSEELSGFTGVGHSIEDCLYKARWGMQDHVALLRDQGLPVPPQNPDPQVLIRNETPQLLA